In Bradyrhizobium sp. WBOS07, the genomic window ACCGGCCATCCCGTCTCGACGCTGATGGCCTGGCGCTCGCTTCGCGGCGCGCCGATGCAGCGGGAATGGATCGATCTGGCCGCGATGTCGCCCTATCTGCCGCGCGCAGTGGTGGCAGCCGAGGACGCGCATTTCTGCAAGCATCACGGGATCGATTGGGGCGCGTTGCGCGAGGCGATCGATGATGCGCAGGAGGACGGTACGCCGTTCCGGGGCGCCTCCACCATCACCCAGCAGGTCGCAAAAAACCTGTTCCTCTGGCAGGGGCGGGATTTCGTCCGCAAGGCACTGGAATTCCCGCTGGCCCTTTGGATCGACCTCGTCCTGCCCAAGCCGCGGATCCTGGAAATTTACCTCAACATCGCCGAGCTCGGTCCGCAGGGCCAGTTTGGCGTCGAGGCTGGCAGCGCCCATGCCTTCGGCAAGTCGTCGGAGGACCTTTCACCCCGGGAGGCGGCGCTTCTGGCCTCGATCCTGCCGAATCCAGTGAAACGCAGCGCCAAAACCCCGGGCCCTGGCGTCCGGCGGCTGGCTGCCACCTATATGGCGCGGGGGCAGGCGAGTTCGCTCGCGACCTGCTGGCGCGAAAATCGCTGATTTTGAGCTCGTTCCGGGCGTATTTTCCGGCCCAAGAGCCTAGCTTTACGGCCAGCCTTCCTCTATAAGCCCGGCCTTGATCGGCATTCAGCTCGCCTCGTATTGCGGGTGCTGAGCCGTCCCCTCCGGACGATGCCCTGATGACACCAATCCCTAGAGGATATTGAAATGGCCGTTCCGAGAAGAAAAACCTCGCCGTCGCGCCGTGGCATGCGCCGCTCGGCAGACGCCATCAAGAAGCCGACCTATGTGGAAGACAAGGACTCCGGCGAGCTCCGTCGTCCGCACCACCTCGACCTCAAGACCGGTATGTACAAGGGCCGGCAGGTCCTGAAGAAGAAAGAGTCCTGAGGTCAGGATCCTTCTTCGGGCAGGATGATCTGGCTTGCCTGGTTTCGGCCCATTCACGAGATAGACGGTGACGGCGGCGGAGCGAATGCTTCGCCGCTGCATTGTTCTGTCCGGATATCATGATCGAGAGGCATTTTGCCGATGGTCGGTTTCCCGCTGCTTCTGATTCCGCTCGCGGTCTACAACATCATCGCCTTCCTGATGCCGACCGTGTCCTTCACGGACGTGCTGTTCAGGGTGCCGATGGTCACGGGCGAGACCTGGCCGGTCACGCTTGCCGATCTCCTGCTCGCGCTCGGCGTGGTTCTGCTGCTGCTGGAGGTGGTCAAGGGTGCGCGGCCCGGATCGAAATTCCTGATGGACCATCTGCTGTCGCTGATCGTCTTCGGCGCGGCGGCAGCCGAATTCGTGATGTGGCCCAAATTCGGCAACTCCACCTTTTTCCTGCTGGTGCTGCTGGCGATGGCGGACTTCTTCGCTGGCATTGCCCAGCGCACGCGCCGCCGTGTCACCTATGTCGCCGAGACCACGGTGCCGGCGCCGCGCAAGGCCAAGCGCCAGGCCGACGCGCCGGCGGAGGATGTGGCGTCCGAGCGCAAGTTCGAGCCGGTGATTGCATCGCAGCCGGCACCGGTCGAGCCTCCCGCAGCGTCGGCGCAATCCGTCGCCGAATCCGTGCTGATGGATCATCCTGCGCCCAAGCCCGTGCAGGGCGCGTCTTCGCCGGAAATTGCCTCGCCGCAGCTTCAGCCGGGCAACGGCACGCCGCCGTCCTCCGACACGCCGCCGCGCTGACCAGCCTTTAGGCCACCTGACGTGTCCGTGCGCTGACGCTTTGCAGCGGGCGTTTGCTGCTATAGGCCATCTGCGCGTCTTCAGAAGAAGCACGGCGGAACCGGCTCGTTTGGGGCAGCTGCTCGGCATTGGCGATGAGCTGGGCGACGAAGCTCGGATCGGGACGTGGCAGCGGCGCCTTGCGGACCCAGCGCAAGGTCGGCATCAGCGGCACGAGGGCCGTGCCGGCTTGCCGCTCCGTCTCTTCCAATCCGTCCGCGTTCACCATCGCAACACCGTTCATCTGCTCGAACTGGCGCGTTTTGGGACATTGGCGCCGGGGCATGTGATGGTCTCGCAAGGCCTATGCCGGTCGAGCTTAATTGGTTCCTGGGTGCTTTGGGAACGTGGTTTCCAAATTGTTTATGAACTTTGCCTAGGGTCAGAGGCGAATCTGGCTCTATCCTGTGCCGGCTCAGGACTCCCCGCTGTCCCGAAACGAGGCGATTTTGACCCCTGCATTGCCGCAAGCCTCCGACATTCTGGCCGCGCTCGGTCAGGCCGTGTTCGCCTGGGACATCGCCAGCGATGCCATGGTCTGGGGTGACCAGGTCGCCAGCGTTTTTCCCGGCATTCCTGCCGAGCGGCTGGCGACCGGCGCCGAATTCGCCAAGCTGATCGAGCCCGGGCCGGCGCTGCGGACCGCCGCGCTGGCGCAGACGTCCGCCGTGCATGGCGCGGACGGCACGCCCTACCGCATCGAGTACGGCGTCCGCATGAGCGCCGCCGATCCCGTGATCTGGATCGAGGAGACCGGTCGCTGGTTCGCCGGCCCCGACGGCCGCCCCACGCGCGCGATCGGCTCGGTCCGCATCAACAACGAGCGTCATGCCCGCGACGAGGAGCTGACGAAGCTGGCTCGGCTCGATCCGCTGACCGGCGAGCTCAACCGAGTGCATCTGATCGCGGCACTGGCCGAGGCGATCGAGGAGACGACTCGCTTCCGCTCCACC contains:
- the mtgA gene encoding monofunctional biosynthetic peptidoglycan transglycosylase translates to MRVVKILLLVLAVALLAPYVIAPFYRTGHPVSTLMAWRSLRGAPMQREWIDLAAMSPYLPRAVVAAEDAHFCKHHGIDWGALREAIDDAQEDGTPFRGASTITQQVAKNLFLWQGRDFVRKALEFPLALWIDLVLPKPRILEIYLNIAELGPQGQFGVEAGSAHAFGKSSEDLSPREAALLASILPNPVKRSAKTPGPGVRRLAATYMARGQASSLATCWRENR
- the rpmF gene encoding 50S ribosomal protein L32; this encodes MAVPRRKTSPSRRGMRRSADAIKKPTYVEDKDSGELRRPHHLDLKTGMYKGRQVLKKKES